The Acanthochromis polyacanthus isolate Apoly-LR-REF ecotype Palm Island chromosome 17, KAUST_Apoly_ChrSc, whole genome shotgun sequence genome has a window encoding:
- the LOC110951344 gene encoding uncharacterized protein C11orf87 homolog, which translates to MTARTAEASGLSVPPHRCHGGATNGTCAEQLSLLPPFSSALALLVLVAVLVGIILVSLATFHFHKRKLRNRKIQRAQEEYERDSRSPARAAASSESARPCVIVRPVRCEEKLACQSAVVAAESGHVEAEEGQAPHETAAVDC; encoded by the coding sequence ATGACGGCCAGAACCGCCGAGGCCTCGGGGCTGTCGGTCCCTCCGCACCGCTGTCACGGGGGCGCCACCAACGGCACCTGCGCGGAGCAGCTCAGCCTCCTCCCGCCGTTCTCCTCCGCCCTCGCGCTCCTCGTGCTGGTGGCCGTGCTCGTGGGGATCATCCTGGTTTCCCTGGCAACGTTCCACTTCCACAAGAGGAAGCTCCGGAACAGGAAGATCCAGCGCGCGCAGGAGGAATACGAGCGCGACAGTCGCAGCCCGGCGCGCGCCGCTGCGAGCTCGGAGTCCGCAAGGCCGTGCGTCATCGTGCGTCCGGTGAGGTGCGAGGAGAAGCTCGCGTGCCAGAGCGCAGTGGTGGCGGCGGAGAGCGGGCACGTGGAGGCGGAGGAGGGACAGGCGCCGCACGAGACGGCCGCTGTTGACTGTTAA